A stretch of the Phyllopteryx taeniolatus isolate TA_2022b chromosome 5, UOR_Ptae_1.2, whole genome shotgun sequence genome encodes the following:
- the fam185a gene encoding protein FAM185A, protein MLLWGSPAVRGGVGLVHSWCRTAKLHGILRRRRCVFTSSGKLAREDREDEASHRQPLREWSLEVSPFSTVRARLCCSISVRPLDPHAFPEADRAFVAVHGGQEVKDVEDFSVHYDDQGKELHITAERADSNLSVHLSVPVKSNLFISTRGQGNVQVKNMECDVCKVHTEKGNCSLRSVKGHQVEVRSGGDVTGEGTIHGNVDISAFGKGAVRVKKLQGTEMKVSTEHGGLAVKAIYAESSCVSSCTGKVELGLVHGDATVKNISGHTLIDGSNGLLKVSSQSGGIDVYVGDGASSEVLSREGAVCVRAPSSLRAEVELCGASVDVSRDVTLLQVQENTTENQTRVTGYMNSDGPVGQWIRVKTERGSVTLRMQSWFQSLKLGG, encoded by the exons ATGCTGTTGTGGGGCTCGCCAGCTGTTCGGGGCGGCGTCGGACTCGTACACTCCTGGTGTCGGACAGCCAAGCTCCATGGGATCCTGCGGCGTCGCCGGTGTGTCTTCACGTCTTCAGGCAAGTTAGCCAGAGAGGACCGCGAGGACGAGGCGAGCCACCGGCAGCCGCTGAGGGAGTGGAGCCTGGAGGTCAGCCCCTTCAGCACGGTACGGGCACGGCTATGTTGCAGCATCTCCGTCCGGCCCCTGGACCCGCACGCCTTCCCCGAAGCGGACCGAGCCTTCGTCGCGGTCCACGGAGGGCAGGAGGTGAAGGACGTGGAGGACTTCAGCGTCCACTATGACGACCAGGGCAAGGAGCTCCACATCACGGCCGAGAGGGCTGACAGCAACTTGTCTGTTCACCTGTCTGTACCCGTCAAGAGCA ATCTCTTCATCAGCACCCGTGGCCAAGGCAATGTGCAGGTGAAGAACATGGAGTGTGACGTCTGCAAGGTACACACCGAGAAAGGCAACTGCTCACTGCGTTCGGTCAAG GGCCATCAGGTAGAGGTGCGCTCAGGTGGCGACGTCACAGGCGAGGGCACTATCCATGGCAACGTGGACATCAGCGCTTTTGGAAAGGGT GCGGTGCGCGTCAAGAAGCTGCAGGGCACCGAGATGAAGGTCTCCACAGAGCACGGCGGCCTGGCGGTGAAGGCCATCTACGCTGAATCCAGCTGCGTCTCTTCCTGCACCGGGAAGGTGGAACTGGGACTTGTGCACG GTGACGCCACTGTGAAGAACATATCAGGCCATACACTCATAG ATGGCTCCAATGGCCTCTTGAAGGTTTCCTCTCAAAGCGGAGGCATCGATGTGTACGTGGGAGACGGCGCCAGCTCTGAGGTGCTCAGCCGGGagg GAGCGGTGTGCGTCCGTGCCCCCTCTTCGCTACGAGCAGAGGTGGAGCTCTGTGGAGCATCGGTTGACGTCAGCCGTGATGTGACGCTGCTCCAGGTCCAGGAGAACACCACTGAAAACCAAACCAGAGTCACTG GCTACATGAACTCTGATGGTCCGGTGGGACAGTGGATCCGAGTTAAGACGGAAAGAGGCTCGGTAACCCTGAGGATGCAAAGCTGGTTCCAGTCCCTGAAGCTGGGAGGCTGA